A window of Nitrospinaceae bacterium contains these coding sequences:
- a CDS encoding AMP-binding protein: MSAAEVIWRPSEDFLNNSNVARLMKKNGLSGYRELIDWSVADVSRFWEAALDDLGVDWYRPYDRLLDMSEGFAWAKWFVGGEVNIVHNCIDRHLCTTKRDQTALVWEGDGGEIRRFTYAEMSAEVSKLANAMRGMGIKPGDAAGIFMPMIPETVFAMFACFKVGAVAIPIFSGFGPEAVGERLAHAGARLVFTTNSGERRGKEVPVKPLLDEALSRETAVEKVVVYPRTDSAPPMTPGRDVTWAEFLEGQSKTAETERLPAEARALILYTSGTTGRPKGTIHTHGGSLATIAKEVGYCMDYRAGDVFFWVTDIGWMMGPWEFIGVQFHGGTYFIFDGAPNWPEPDRLWKMIEHHKITSFGVAPTAIRLFASSGDEWIDNCDLSSLRILGSTGEPWDPESYMWFFNKVGGGRCPIMNISGGTELAGCLLQPYPVAELTPCSLGGQALGVDTDVFDEDGKSVRNEIGHLVCKQPVPSMTKSFLNDDDRYIETYFSRWPDVWYHGDWAKVDENGQWYLYGRSDDTINVAGKRVGPAEVEAALIAHPAVVEAATIGTPHPIKGEALTCFAVLAPGHAPTDELREELKREAAKYLGKSLQPEEIKFVEALPKTRSAKIVRGAIKRIYLGEDPANIDTSSIEVPEFLMAITKAK, translated from the coding sequence ATGAGCGCAGCGGAAGTGATCTGGCGGCCAAGCGAAGACTTTTTAAATAATTCAAATGTCGCGCGGCTGATGAAAAAAAACGGATTGTCCGGCTACCGGGAATTGATTGACTGGTCGGTAGCGGATGTGAGCCGGTTCTGGGAAGCGGCGCTAGACGATCTGGGGGTGGACTGGTACCGGCCCTACGATCGGCTACTAGATATGAGCGAGGGCTTTGCCTGGGCGAAATGGTTCGTGGGCGGCGAGGTGAATATTGTTCACAACTGCATTGATAGACATTTATGCACGACAAAGCGCGACCAGACGGCGCTGGTCTGGGAGGGGGACGGCGGCGAAATTCGGCGGTTCACCTATGCCGAGATGTCGGCAGAAGTATCAAAACTGGCAAACGCCATGCGGGGGATGGGAATAAAACCCGGGGACGCGGCAGGGATATTCATGCCGATGATTCCTGAAACGGTGTTTGCGATGTTCGCGTGCTTTAAAGTGGGTGCGGTGGCGATACCGATTTTTTCGGGATTTGGCCCTGAGGCGGTGGGCGAGCGCCTGGCGCACGCAGGGGCGCGGCTGGTCTTCACCACGAATAGTGGGGAGCGGCGCGGCAAGGAAGTGCCGGTCAAGCCGCTGCTCGATGAGGCATTGAGCAGAGAAACTGCGGTGGAAAAAGTCGTTGTTTATCCGCGCACGGATTCGGCACCACCCATGACGCCGGGGCGGGACGTCACCTGGGCCGAGTTTCTAGAGGGGCAATCCAAGACCGCCGAGACCGAGCGGCTACCCGCCGAGGCGCGGGCGCTTATTCTCTACACCTCGGGCACGACGGGGCGCCCCAAGGGAACGATACACACCCATGGCGGCTCGCTCGCGACGATAGCCAAGGAGGTTGGCTATTGCATGGACTATCGGGCGGGGGACGTTTTTTTCTGGGTGACGGATATCGGGTGGATGATGGGCCCCTGGGAGTTCATCGGGGTGCAGTTTCATGGTGGAACATATTTTATTTTCGATGGGGCGCCGAATTGGCCCGAGCCCGACAGGCTCTGGAAAATGATCGAGCATCATAAAATCACCTCGTTTGGCGTTGCGCCCACGGCGATACGGCTTTTTGCGAGCTCGGGGGACGAGTGGATAGATAATTGTGATCTGTCCAGTTTGCGAATCTTGGGCTCGACGGGGGAGCCCTGGGACCCCGAATCCTACATGTGGTTTTTCAACAAAGTGGGCGGCGGGCGCTGCCCGATCATGAACATATCGGGCGGAACCGAGCTTGCCGGGTGCCTGCTCCAGCCGTATCCGGTGGCGGAGTTGACCCCTTGCTCTCTGGGAGGGCAGGCATTGGGTGTGGACACCGATGTGTTTGACGAGGACGGAAAATCAGTGCGCAATGAGATTGGCCACCTGGTCTGCAAGCAGCCCGTGCCCTCGATGACGAAAAGTTTTTTGAACGATGATGATCGCTACATCGAAACCTATTTTTCGCGCTGGCCTGATGTCTGGTACCATGGCGACTGGGCCAAGGTCGATGAAAACGGGCAATGGTATCTCTACGGGAGATCGGACGACACGATAAATGTCGCCGGAAAACGGGTGGGCCCTGCCGAGGTCGAGGCGGCACTCATCGCGCACCCGGCGGTCGTCGAGGCGGCAACCATCGGCACCCCGCACCCCATCAAGGGCGAGGCGCTCACCTGTTTTGCGGTGCTGGCGCCGGGCCATGCGCCCACGGATGAATTGCGCGAGGAGCTAAAAAGGGAGGCAGCCAAATATCTGGGCAAAAGCCTGCAGCCCGAGGAGATAAAATTCGTTGAGGCACTTCCAAAGACGCGCTCGGCCAAGATCGTGCGCGGGGCCATCAAGCGCATTTATCTTGGCGAGGACCCGGCGAATATTGATACGAGTTCCATTGAGGTACCCGAGTTCTTGATGGCGATCACAAAAGCAAAGTAG